TGGATTGGAACAAGGCATTTCCCTTGTCATTGCCAAATCTGTGATAGCTTTGTTAGATATGGGGGCAAATTCTACTGAACCCTTCCGACTTGGATTGGAATTTGGCACTCGTTACAACAAAGAAGGTTGGAGTACGGGCTTAACCATGCACACCTGCATGATAAACTTATTACCCTACTTAGACGCAGAAGATCGACCCCTCGCCCTTTATCAAGGACTTTCAGCAGTAGCCCGTGATAGTGGAGGTGCGCCGCCTCACTTTGTGGTTCATCCATTACCCAATTCCAGTGTTGACCTGACTACCCTCAAAAACTGGTTCCGCCAATTCATTGAACGGCGGGATAGTGAAGCAGCAGAACGTTGTGTCATATCTGCAATCCGTATGGGTGCAGAGAAAAAGCAGATAGCAGATATGTTATTTGCGGCAGCAACTGACCATCGTTATATTGATGTCGGTCACACGCTTGACTTTATAAATAAAGCATTAGAAGCGCTGGATGCTGTAAATTGGCATGGAGCGGAGAAAGTTTTAGCGAGTTTGATTTCCGGCTTAGCAAACGCGACTCGCATGGAAGAGTCAAATTCCTGGCGTTATCCAGTGGATTTGGTAGCCATTTTGGAATCTGCATTTGACCAGTTGCCTGCTGCTTTAAAGGAAGGACAACTCCAACAGGGAAGTTGGTCAAATCAAGAACAGTTGATTCCTATTCTTTTGGGTGAAAATGCCCAAGCAATAGCCGATGCATTGTTAACAGCTTTGCGAGAAGGTTGCACTGAGGAGCAATTAGCAAGTGTTGTCACTTATGCTGCAGCCCTGCGTGTTGCCCGATTTAATACCAATAACGATTTTGGAGACTGGGACACAGCCCACCATCCCTTTACCTTTGCCAATGCCGTTCATCAAGGATTGCGGCGTGTGTCTTCATTTGAGTTACTTCGAGGCGTGTTTGATGCAGCAATGAGCGTATATCTCAACCGTTTTTTGAACGTCCCACCAGCCCGACTCCCAGAGCCTAAAGACTCAGTAGAAAATCCAGAGGAATTGCTCAAACAACTACCGGAGTTGTTAGATCGGCAACAGCAAGTCAACGAAGTTGGTCGGTTAGTTGCTCATTACCTGTATAGTAGCGGCAAACCAGAACGGTTGATGGCAGTGCTTGGTAAATTAATGCTGCGAGAAAATCGAGATTTCCACGTGATTCAGGAAATAGAAGCGGCTTTCCGACAGTATTCTTTATTGGGGCAAACTCCTGCTGGTATTCACGTACTTATAGCCGCCTCTAGGTATTTAGCAGCACACTCACCGACAATGCGATCGCAAGCCCAAACCTATCAAATGGCGCATCGGTTGCACAAAGGCGATCGTTTGTTTGAAGATAAGGAGTAGGATTTAATAAAAAAGTCTCCAAAAATCTCTTGTGGTACGGGCGTCCTCGCCCGTCAGCAAGCAGGGGCGGGTGGGGTAAATTTGGGAATTATAAGTAATTAAGCGGACATAATATAACTCACCTTTTTACTCCCTTCTTTTATCGTAAGCGATTATCTGGACATGATATCAATTGCTGATATGACATTTTCTACGGATTGTAAAGATTGTTCGATTTTTAACCTTGTATGTTAATATACTTGTTTTTGGAGTGTGTGTGCTTGGGCATATTCTTTGATATTTGGGAACCCTAAACATTAACAGGTTGGGTTACGGATGATGGTAAGGTTTAAAAGTCAATTGGTCAAAGAGCTGTTCTGCCACTCACTGACTCGTGACATACTCCTCAGTATGGGGCTAAGAATTTTAGCTGTCGTGATTGTCTCGGCGGGCCTCAGCTACTTCCATTTGATGTCAACACTGCAATCCCAAACCCGCGAACAACTACAAAAGTATGTTCTGGAACGAGGCAAGCGAGAAGAAAGCCTGTTTAAACTAGCAGAAGATAATCATAAAATACTGAAACAAGCATTATTAAAACGACTAGAAAACTTGGGGAATCAAGACCCACGCGATCGATTTAACCAGTTATTCTACTTATGGTCTGATGGTACAAGACGTAACTTTCTAGAGAACCAGCCTGTCAAACAGTTCGATAGCGAGCAGTATCCCTCTGTCTTCATCGGAAAACAAGTCCCGAACACGGCGGACATTCGTCGCCGGATGCTGGTTTTTTATGAATTGACAAAAAGTTATGGGCCAGCCTGGAGGAATCGTTTTGTCGATACCTATATTATGGGACCCGAAAACTTTGTGGCCAATTACTGGCCGACTGTGCCTTGGGGAATAGAGGCGAAGGCGGATATATTCATGCCCAATGAGGAGTATTTTTACGTTTCTGACAAAAAACACAATACTGTCAGAGAAACCGTATGGACAGGTCTTTATTTTGATACTGTGCCAAAACTTTGGATGGTTTCTGTCGAAACACCAGTAGACGATCGCCTTGGCAATCACATTGCCACCATCGGGCATGATATTATTCTCAATGAGTTAATGGAACGCACCGTCAACGAGCATCTACATGGAACGTATAACCTGATTTTTCGCAGCGATGGGCGTTTGATTGTTCATCCCGATTATATGCCTCAGATTCAGAAAAAGCTGGGACAGTTCAACATCCTGGAGTCAGGTGACGCACATTTGCAGCGGATTTTTCATGCGGTCAAAACTCTGCGATCGCAGACACTGGTGATTGATAATTCCAATGACAATGAATATCTGGCTGTAACCAGACTGGATGGTCCTAATTGGTATTTTGTGACTGTCTACCCCAAATCGCTGTTAACAGAAATTGCAGCTAGTAACGCCCGTTTTGTTCTCAATGTAGGATTAATTGCCCTGCTACTGGAAATCTTGTTGTTGTTTTCTGTCCTGTACAAGCAAGTTACAATTCCCTTAAATAAACTACTTATTGCCACTGATCGGGTTTCGGAAGGAAATTTTGAGATCGATCTAAATACTAAGCTACCTAACGAATTGGGTCACTTGGCAACTTCTTTTACCAGCATGGCTAGTCAACTGCATGAGTCTTTTATGCTATTGGAGAAAAGCAATGAAGAACTGGAAGTTCGAGTTCAACATCGAACAGCCGAATTATCTCAAGTCCTTCAGGATTTGCAACAAACTCAGTCTCAATTAATCCAAACTGAAAAAATGTCAAGCTTAGGACAGCTAGTCGCAGGTGTTGCTCACGAAATTAATAATCCAGTCAACTTTATTTACGGCAATCTGACTCATGTTAACAGCTACACTCACGATTTACTGCAATTAATCGACCTTTACCAACAACAATATCCCTATTCGACAGCAACAATCCAAACTGCAGTGAAAGCCATTGACTTGGAATTTCTCAAACAAGACTTTCCCAAACTGCTCAGTTCCATGAAAGTAGGAACAGAACGCATCCAGAGAATCGTACAATCGCTACGCAACTTCTCACGTTTGGATGAAGCTGAGTTTAAAGCAGTAGACGTGCATGAGGGGATCGAAAGTACGCTGCTTATCCTGCAAAACCGCCTTAAAGCACAACCAAACTTGGATGGAATCGAAGTCATTAAAGATTACGGTCAGTTACCCCTGGTTGAGTGTTACCCAGGCCAGCTGAATCAGGTTTTCATGAATCTTTTGTTAAATGCGATCGATGCATTAGAAGCGTCAACATTCAACCAACAACCTTCAATTAATCACAAATTACAACAAAAAACCAATCCCGCAATTTGTATTGTTACGCAAGTCTTGGCAGACAATACCATCTCAATTCACATTATTGATAACGGCTCAGGAATGGATGAAAAAGTACAAGCGAAGTTATTTGACCCCTTCTTTACCACCAAACCAGTCGGCAAAGGAACTGGCTTAGGCTTATCCATTAGTTATCAAATTGTAGTGGGCAATCACAATGGCAAGCTGTACTTTCATTCTGCACTAAGACAGGGAACTGAGTTTGTCATAGAAATTCCAGTTCATCAGCCCGGTCATAACCATCCGTGAGAGAATTTATCAGCGAAAAGGTACTAGACTGGCGCTCTAGTCACTGGTCACTGGTCACTGGTCACTGGTCACTGGTGACTGACTTCGATTCCTACCTCTCCTGCTGTACATTCACCAATAACCGCAGAAAACCCATATCCCTCAGCTACGAGTTGTTCTAAAATACCAGGAGCGCTTTCTGGTGCTACAGAAAGCAACAAACCGCCACTAGTTTGAGGATCTGCTAGCAGTAAAGTTTCCCATTGAGCCAAGGAATCACTTAACCCCACTTGCTTAATTTCAGACTGATAGCTGTCCCAGTTGCGTTGTGCAGCACCTGGAAAAATACCTTGCGATGCTAAAGCTTTAGCTTCTGGTAAAATTGGAATCTGAGAAAATGAGATTTTTGCTCCTATTTCACTACCTCGGCAAATCTCTAGTAAATGACCCAGCAGCCCAAATCCCGTAATATCAGTCATGGCGTGAACATCAGGATGAGTTGCTAAAGTTGCTCCCACTTTATTTAACTGTGTCATTACCTTGAGAACTGATTCGTAAGCATCTGGTGTCAATTGACCTTTTTTCAGCGCTGTCGTCATGACTCCAATCCCCAAAGGCTTCGTCAAAATGAGCTTGTCTTTTGGTTTTGCAGTTGCATTTCGTCGCACAGACATTGGATGAACTAATCCAGCAGCAACCAAACCGAAAATTGGTTCCGGGGAATCAATAGAATGCCCGCCTGCAAGAGGAATCCCCGCTTCCTGACAAACAGCTGCCCCACCCAACATAATACCTCGAATTGCTTCCATCGGTAGAGTGTTGATTGGCATGCCTAACACTGCTAAGGCTAAAATTGGCTTTCCACCCATGGCGTAGACATCAGACAAAGCGTTTGTCGCTGCAATTCGTCCAAAATCTACTGGCTCATCAACAATGGGCATGAAAAAATCTGTTGTCAATACTAGGGCTTGGTTATCATTTAGTTGATAAACTGCTGCATCATCACTCGTTTGAGTCCCTACTAGCAGTTGCTCCAACCCTTGATTTAAGGGAACTTGGCGTAAGATTTCCTGCAATTGGGCAGGAGCAATCTTGCAGCCACAGCCACCACCATGAGAGTACTGAGTGAGGCGAATCATAACTAAACACTTTATGTTTTTTTAGGTTGAACCACTTATTAATATAATGCTAACTTAGCTTGAGAAACCCGGTATCTTCCAGATACCGGGTTTCTTTCTCTCACGATGGATTGAAATGCGATCGCAAATTTTACTTATCGCACTGGTCATCTCAAATCATATTAAGACCTGTAATAGCACTGCTCAATCCACATCCGCATTTCTTCTTCAGAACCAAAACAAGCCGAACGTCCTGTTACTGGGTCATAAGCATGCCAAGAAAAAACTTGTCCTTTGCGGTCTAACTCCTGCCAGACTTGTAATTCAGTAGCTCGAACCAGCCACGTTACTATTTGTTGCCAAGTTTTCTCGATCGCTGGCAATATTTGTTTAGAAAAATTAATACTTTTCATATCTATACCCTGAGAGAAGTAAGAACCATTACTTCTACTTTCTCGCGGGAATTTTTAGTAGAGAAGGTACAGTTTTACCGATTTGGACTAGAACAGTTGTCAAGATGTAGAACTGTTCTAGTAAAAATTGATGAAACTGTACTAGAACGAGAAAGAAAAAATCACTTATATTACAAGTAATAGTAATGTTGTAGTCTTTCAACAATGCACCATTATGAAGATTTGGTTGGAACGGGAATCAGCTAAACCCATTTATTTGCAAATACGCGATCGCATCAGTCGTCTGATCAAATCTGGTGTACTTCAACCAGGCGATCGTCTTCCTTCCATCCGCTCGCTAGCGGAAAGTTTGCAAGTCAATAAACTCACGATTATTGAGGCTTATAACGTTTTAGAGGCAGATGGAATTATTTCCGCCCGTCAGGGTTCGGGGTACTTTGTGAATTGTGTCAATCGTTCCTCTGCCAACTTAAAATCAACATTTGCGCCCGTGCAAAATGTCATCATTCCAGAGCAGGGCAGAAGCAGTTTTTTTGATATGTATACGGCTACAGTAGAAGCCCAGGCGCAGCCAGGAATAGTTAACTTTGGTTGTGGTTTTCCTCATCCACCAAAAGATATAGATTTAATTGCAAGACGAGCATTAAGACAAACTCCTGATGGCTTATTCAAATATGACTTGCCTCAAGGACAGCTTACCCTTCGCAGGCAAATTGCTCAGATGCTAATACAGCAAGGAATGGAGGTGACAGCAGAAGATTTAATCGTTACCAATGGTTCAGAGCAAGGGCTATCATTAGCGTTGCACTATTATTTACAGCCAGGAGATTGGGTAATTGTAGAAACTCCCACTTATTTTGGCGCTCTTGCGAGTTTGGAAAACTTGGGAGCTAAAATCATCGGTATTCCCATGACTGCTCAAGGAATGAATTTAGATTTACTGGAGAAATATCTCAAGAGCCATCGTCCAAAACTCATATATACAATTAGTGCTCTGCACAATCCCACAGGAATTACAACAACACAAGCACACCGACAAGAATTGCTAGCGTTAGCAGAGAAATATGAGTGTCCAATTTTAGAAGATAACGCTTATGAAGGATTGACTTTTGAATCGGCTCCTGCACCAATCAAAGCTTTTGATAAACAGGATTTAGTTATATATTTAGGAACATTTTCTAAAACTTTAATGCCTGGATTAAGAGTCGGTTACATGGTTGTGACAGGCAAGCATTTTCATAATATTCTGGAACGAAAGTTACTTCATGACCTTCATACGTCCACTATTTCTCAAGCAATTGTTAGCGAATATTTGGCTTCAGGACATCTCCGCCGTCACCTCAATCGACTGCGGACAGAAAACCTCCACACTCGCGATGCTATGCTAGCAGCATTAGAGCGTTATTTTCCCCAAGAAGCCAGGTGGACAGTACCCAAGGGAGGGTTATTTCTCTGGGTACAATTGCCAGAACATACTCCCATTCAAACAATACGCATTGAAGCTTTATCTCAAAACGTCCTAGTTCCCTGTCATTCGGTGTTTTTTCCAGATAGGAAAGGGTATCCAGCTATGCGGTTAACTTTTACTCCTTCTCCAGAAGAAATTGAGCAAGGTATCTCTGTTTTGGGTAAATTATTGAAGAAATATCTTTGTGCAAAAATTGCCAGTTGATTTAAGGGCATCTCTAAAACCAAAGGATAGTTAAATTGAATGCTTTGGGTTGACGCTTTCGGAAGTATAACAGCAGCACTCACCCGATCGCACAGTATGTTTACACAGCTTTGCCTAGTTCAATTAGCGCTCAGAGTCTTCTCAATACGACGGTCTGGAATGAGCCACAAGACCGCAACCAGAACGTACAACCCACAAGCCAACCAAGAGTTGACAAAGGAAAGTAGAATTGCTAGTGCATAGAGTACTACTGATACTTTTCCCTTAAAGTCTTCACCGACTGCAGTGGCTAGAGCAGAATCTTTTCCGTGGTGAGCAATAAGAGATCGGGTCAGGACGAAGTAGGCGACGGCAGCAAGCAGTAAGACAACTCCATAAAGAGCAACAGGCAAGGCAGCAAAATGGTTTTCGCCCATCCATCCAGTGACAAAAGGAATGAGCGATAACCAGAACAGCAAATGTAGGTTAGCCCATAGAATACGACCATTAACGTGACGGACTGCCTGTAACAGATGGTGGTGATTGTTCCAATAGATGCCGAGATAAATAAAACTCAGCACGTAGCTCAGAAATATTGGAATCAGAGGACGCAACGCTGCCCAACTTTCTCCGTGCGGAATCTTCAATTCCAGCACCATAATGGTGATGATAATAGCAATCACTCCATCGCTGAATGCTTCTAATCTCCCTTTCCCCATTGATGTACCCCCTCTTTTTCAGCTAACTTTACAATAAATTATGTCACTGCTTGGAATAAGCAGTTTGATCTCTTTTGGAAATTTGGGTACGTAGTTTGTAGGGTGCGATGGGATGGGATTGACGAGGTGCGATCGCGCTACCTGCTACTAGGCACTACTTTATACTTGACTTTTAAAAAAACATTAATTTTTATTTAATTTTGTAAAAGCTATTTTTTATACACTATTTTTACTAGAAGAGCAGAGCCTCAGCCAGTAGATTTGGTTTGCGCTTGCTAACAAAAAGTTCAATATTCCATAAAACAAGGGAATTCAATGACAACTCCAATCAAACTCACACCAATTGGTACGTATGCTACGGGGATTTTTGACGAAGGAGCTGCTGAGATTCCAGCTTACGATCCCAGTTCGCAACGCCTTTTTGTGGTTAATGCTGATAGTGTCACAGTGGATGTCTTGGATTTGAGCAATCCGAGCAATCCGACTAAACTCTTTTCAATTGATGCGAAGGCTTTTGGTGGCTCTGCTAATAGTGTTGCTGTAAAGAATGGTATTGTCGCAATTGCTATTGAGAGCGACAATACGCAAGAACCTGGAAAAGCCGTTTTTGTAGATGTTAATGGTAACTTTTTGAATGCCGTCACTGTCGGGGCTTTACCTGATATGTTGACTTTTACTCCTGACGGTAAAAAGGTGTTGGTTGCTAATGAAGGCGAACCTAATGATGACTACACTGTTGACCCAGAAGGTTCTGTCAGTATTATCGATATTTCTTGTGGAGTCGAAAATCTCACTCAAGATAATGTGACAACGGCTGACTTTCAAGCATTCAACAGCAAAGTCCATGAGTTGAGAAGTGCAGGTGTTCGCATCTTCGGACCTAATGCTTCAGTGGCTCAAGATTTAGAGCCAGAATATATTGCTATTTCTCCAGATTCCACAACGGCTTGGGTTACGCTGCAAGAAAATAATGCCATAGCCGTTGTAGATGTAGAAAGTGGTGCTGTCACTGACATTGTGCCTCTTGGCTTTAAAGACCATAATACTTTTTCCTCGCTCCAAACCTTCTTTTTTGATGAAGCTAGCTTACCTGTTACAGATGTCCCCATTGGCTTGGGACTGGTTAGTGTGAACAACGCTCTTGATGCTAGCGATCGCGATGGAGCTATTAACATCCGCAACTGGCCGATCAATGGTATGTATCAACCTGATGGTATAACCTCATTTGAAATTCACGGTCAGACCTATCTCATCACTGCCAATGAAGGAGATGCGCGTGATTATGATGGTTTTAGCGAACAAAAGCGGGTAAAAGACCTCAAACTTGACCCAACAGCCTTCCCCAACGCAAAAGCCCTACAAGAAGATAAAGCTTTGGGACGCTTGTACGTTACCAGTACTTTGGGAGATACTGATGGCGATGGCGATTATGATGAGCTTTACAGCTTTGGAGGTCGGTCTTTCTCCATTTGGGATACTCAGGGAAAACTTGTTTACGACAGTGGAGATGAATTTGAGCGCATCACAGCGCAACTCTTTCCCGAAGAGTTTAACTCTAATAATACTAGCAATGACACCTTTGATAACCGCAGTGATGACAAAGGACCGGAACCAGAGGGAGTTGTTACAGGAGTTGTAGGGGATAATACTTACGCTTTCATAGGTTTAGAGCGGATTGGTGGTGTTATGGTTTACGACATCTCCAAGCCAACCAGTCCCAGCTTTGTACAGTACAT
This genomic interval from Scytonema hofmannii PCC 7110 contains the following:
- a CDS encoding Rieske (2Fe-2S) protein, which produces MTQTFDTTTSKDRYVRAASVADVQATGSVLIHIEKHAIALFYSDNKIYAIDNRCPHMGFPLHGSTCKDGIVTCPWHYARFDLASGGTFDSWADDVRAFPVEIRDGEVWVNLSPQVDPTVHQRQRLQDGLEQGISLVIAKSVIALLDMGANSTEPFRLGLEFGTRYNKEGWSTGLTMHTCMINLLPYLDAEDRPLALYQGLSAVARDSGGAPPHFVVHPLPNSSVDLTTLKNWFRQFIERRDSEAAERCVISAIRMGAEKKQIADMLFAAATDHRYIDVGHTLDFINKALEALDAVNWHGAEKVLASLISGLANATRMEESNSWRYPVDLVAILESAFDQLPAALKEGQLQQGSWSNQEQLIPILLGENAQAIADALLTALREGCTEEQLASVVTYAAALRVARFNTNNDFGDWDTAHHPFTFANAVHQGLRRVSSFELLRGVFDAAMSVYLNRFLNVPPARLPEPKDSVENPEELLKQLPELLDRQQQVNEVGRLVAHYLYSSGKPERLMAVLGKLMLRENRDFHVIQEIEAAFRQYSLLGQTPAGIHVLIAASRYLAAHSPTMRSQAQTYQMAHRLHKGDRLFEDKE
- a CDS encoding ATP-binding protein, with the protein product MSTLQSQTREQLQKYVLERGKREESLFKLAEDNHKILKQALLKRLENLGNQDPRDRFNQLFYLWSDGTRRNFLENQPVKQFDSEQYPSVFIGKQVPNTADIRRRMLVFYELTKSYGPAWRNRFVDTYIMGPENFVANYWPTVPWGIEAKADIFMPNEEYFYVSDKKHNTVRETVWTGLYFDTVPKLWMVSVETPVDDRLGNHIATIGHDIILNELMERTVNEHLHGTYNLIFRSDGRLIVHPDYMPQIQKKLGQFNILESGDAHLQRIFHAVKTLRSQTLVIDNSNDNEYLAVTRLDGPNWYFVTVYPKSLLTEIAASNARFVLNVGLIALLLEILLLFSVLYKQVTIPLNKLLIATDRVSEGNFEIDLNTKLPNELGHLATSFTSMASQLHESFMLLEKSNEELEVRVQHRTAELSQVLQDLQQTQSQLIQTEKMSSLGQLVAGVAHEINNPVNFIYGNLTHVNSYTHDLLQLIDLYQQQYPYSTATIQTAVKAIDLEFLKQDFPKLLSSMKVGTERIQRIVQSLRNFSRLDEAEFKAVDVHEGIESTLLILQNRLKAQPNLDGIEVIKDYGQLPLVECYPGQLNQVFMNLLLNAIDALEASTFNQQPSINHKLQQKTNPAICIVTQVLADNTISIHIIDNGSGMDEKVQAKLFDPFFTTKPVGKGTGLGLSISYQIVVGNHNGKLYFHSALRQGTEFVIEIPVHQPGHNHP
- the selD gene encoding selenide, water dikinase SelD, translated to MIRLTQYSHGGGCGCKIAPAQLQEILRQVPLNQGLEQLLVGTQTSDDAAVYQLNDNQALVLTTDFFMPIVDEPVDFGRIAATNALSDVYAMGGKPILALAVLGMPINTLPMEAIRGIMLGGAAVCQEAGIPLAGGHSIDSPEPIFGLVAAGLVHPMSVRRNATAKPKDKLILTKPLGIGVMTTALKKGQLTPDAYESVLKVMTQLNKVGATLATHPDVHAMTDITGFGLLGHLLEICRGSEIGAKISFSQIPILPEAKALASQGIFPGAAQRNWDSYQSEIKQVGLSDSLAQWETLLLADPQTSGGLLLSVAPESAPGILEQLVAEGYGFSAVIGECTAGEVGIEVSHQ
- a CDS encoding PLP-dependent aminotransferase family protein, with the translated sequence MKIWLERESAKPIYLQIRDRISRLIKSGVLQPGDRLPSIRSLAESLQVNKLTIIEAYNVLEADGIISARQGSGYFVNCVNRSSANLKSTFAPVQNVIIPEQGRSSFFDMYTATVEAQAQPGIVNFGCGFPHPPKDIDLIARRALRQTPDGLFKYDLPQGQLTLRRQIAQMLIQQGMEVTAEDLIVTNGSEQGLSLALHYYLQPGDWVIVETPTYFGALASLENLGAKIIGIPMTAQGMNLDLLEKYLKSHRPKLIYTISALHNPTGITTTQAHRQELLALAEKYECPILEDNAYEGLTFESAPAPIKAFDKQDLVIYLGTFSKTLMPGLRVGYMVVTGKHFHNILERKLLHDLHTSTISQAIVSEYLASGHLRRHLNRLRTENLHTRDAMLAALERYFPQEARWTVPKGGLFLWVQLPEHTPIQTIRIEALSQNVLVPCHSVFFPDRKGYPAMRLTFTPSPEEIEQGISVLGKLLKKYLCAKIAS
- a CDS encoding TMEM175 family protein; the protein is MGKGRLEAFSDGVIAIIITIMVLELKIPHGESWAALRPLIPIFLSYVLSFIYLGIYWNNHHHLLQAVRHVNGRILWANLHLLFWLSLIPFVTGWMGENHFAALPVALYGVVLLLAAVAYFVLTRSLIAHHGKDSALATAVGEDFKGKVSVVLYALAILLSFVNSWLACGLYVLVAVLWLIPDRRIEKTLSAN
- a CDS encoding choice-of-anchor I family protein — translated: MTTPIKLTPIGTYATGIFDEGAAEIPAYDPSSQRLFVVNADSVTVDVLDLSNPSNPTKLFSIDAKAFGGSANSVAVKNGIVAIAIESDNTQEPGKAVFVDVNGNFLNAVTVGALPDMLTFTPDGKKVLVANEGEPNDDYTVDPEGSVSIIDISCGVENLTQDNVTTADFQAFNSKVHELRSAGVRIFGPNASVAQDLEPEYIAISPDSTTAWVTLQENNAIAVVDVESGAVTDIVPLGFKDHNTFSSLQTFFFDEASLPVTDVPIGLGLVSVNNALDASDRDGAINIRNWPINGMYQPDGITSFEIHGQTYLITANEGDARDYDGFSEQKRVKDLKLDPTAFPNAKALQEDKALGRLYVTSTLGDTDGDGDYDELYSFGGRSFSIWDTQGKLVYDSGDEFERITAQLFPEEFNSNNTSNDTFDNRSDDKGPEPEGVVTGVVGDNTYAFIGLERIGGVMVYDISKPTSPSFVQYINTRDFSVQFDVDEDGDPDPTTEQVIAAGDLGPEGLAFVSANNSPNGKPLLVVANEVSGSTTIFEIDPLHSQAVFSNSVFPCHTGYVVNQDGVSPSVDRFSFGQLYPNPLQLNTGIGSESELAIASGIYNEIPLT